Below is a genomic region from Raphanus sativus cultivar WK10039 chromosome 4, ASM80110v3, whole genome shotgun sequence.
aatttataattcaCACATATAACCAAAACaatagaatgaaaaataaaaagatatcacTGGAATAACTAACGGATATAAccaattttttctaaaattaagaCAAAACAACATAATCTcagaattatatttattattagttttttaacTGACACAGACTTTTTGATTAAAATGCttcataaattatatgtatatatatatatatatataataataataataattttcacTATAATTGTCTTAACGGACCAACCcctagttatatattttttcaaagacaagattaatattaaaaaaaaaaaatcgaaatataaattttgagttttccAATTTTGTTTTCTGGGGGCGTCCAAGCTGTAGTTGACATGTGTATAAATATCTACCTTCTCTCTCCTAAAGCCCTAAAACCGGAAAAATATCGTAAAGCGGCAGCTTAGGGTTATTTGCCCCTCTTCTTCACCATGGACAAGGACGCTAGCGTGAGATCAGGGTTCGAGAGTGAGGCTGCTGGAAAGGAAATTGTCGAGGATAACAGATCCAAGCCCCagtaattaattctttttatttatttgttgtttagagaaactcttttttttttgtttatgtgtttAATTGTTAATTGTTGGTATCTCAGAGCTTTTATTTCTGTGGAGGGATACGACACTCGTCTGCCTGAGGACAATATCAAGACTCAATTGATTAATCACTTCAATTCATGTGGCGAAGTCGTTAATGTTATTGTCCGCGAAGACCCAGATAGCCCTAATCTCGACAGGTTTTGTGTCTCTCTGGATATATTTGTGTTGTGAATTTCTTGCAGCCTAAGCTAAAAAAAAcagtgtttgtttgtttgtttgttttaacaGATGTGCTTTGGTTATTCTTCTCGGAGAAGGCGCAGAAGAGAAGGCCTTGCAACTTAATGGAACTGACATTGGTGGATGGAAGGCTCTTGTTACAGTTGAACCAGAGGAgcaggaggaagaagacgaggagACACAACGTTATAGATCCTCTCTGGCTGAAAAAGTATTGAATGACCGCAAATTGTAAGTTGATTGccttttttagtttgttttttgttttggtctattatcaataaattatGTTGTATAGCTTTTGTTGATAACATATATGCAAAATTACTGCAGTTGGTATGGCGTTACCGTTAGTGGATATGACACTTCCCTTCCTGCACATGAAGTCAAGACATCTTTGATAGAGCACTTCTCATCCTGTGGAATGATCACCCATGTTTACGTCTCTACTCTCGATAAGAtgactaatatttattttcacgAAAAAGAAGGAGAAGCTAGGGCGCTGGTTCTTTGTGGAACTGAAGTGGGAGAAGGATTCAAAATAACTGTTGAGCCCGTAGCTACAATCTTTACTAACCTTCCCCCTCCCTCCGGTGACATTTGTTTCGGCTACTGTATCCCAGGTACATTGAAAAATTTGTTTCTACCTGTTTCTTTGATTTCTAAGGTAAAGAAAACTTCTCATGAATTCTTGTGTTTCTTTGTGTATGTATAGCTCATATGATTGAGTTTGCCGGCGAGATCCACGACAAGGTCGCTACTTTTAAGAAGCATAGGAGGTCTATCTAGaaatctctctccctctctctcaagAAGCTCTATATTTGGTGTGCTTAATAAGTAACAAATCGTGTTTCATATTGTTTGATGGTGTTTCTACGCAATATTCGATGATACAATAAGACTATTATGATAATttcatattgatttttttagataATAGAAACTGGTTATTCATACttacaaaatatgtttcattaacaaatataaaaatatatatatatatatatatatatatataaatttggtagcaataaaatattaattttatttgatcaATTGTCGTTGATAGTGGAACATTCCAACCACATAAACAACTCATGCTACTTGCAATGAGCTCACAAATGCTAAGATAACTTTAATAACACACTTTAACCTTAAAATCTAATTAGGAAGGTTTTGGACATTTGTCTTAGTACTAATTTTTAGGATAAAGGGTGTGGTATCTTTTTAGTTTATTGGTGTAATTAATTGTCATTTATGTTCTTACATAAAAAGTTGAGTTTTGAGATAtagataaaatatgttttattaatgattctactccttccgtttcattTTACTTGTCATTCTAGGGTtatgcacacatattaataaaacatatgattttgtatattttcaaaataaaaacattaccTATACACCTGatcatatttcaaccaatagaaaaatgaaTTCGAAAatcttgttaataaattttgcattgaaattttaaacgatacttattttgaaacgaaaattttgttccagaacgacaattaaatcgaaacggagggaatataaGTTAATGGAGAATAAAATTACTGTAAATCTTTGATGTGGTGCATATTTAAATGATCTATTCTAATAAAGTTGGGACCCGTTGATAATAGTTGTATCCAACTACTATTTTTCCATGTAacctatttaaaaaataaaaataaatcaaattgttacttcttctttcttatgttactttttatttctttccttttttaaccaatttctttttttttcctatatcTTAGGAACCACTAACTCTCTTTAATTcattttaaagttgttttgtttgattaacCAATGCAGATtctgttattatatttttattcttagtGTAGAGATCAGGAGGGTGATTCATCATAACAATTCTTACTCAGTCAAAAACGCAGAATGTTGGAAAAAATGTTGTTTGTTGTTGATTACAAACtgaatttttagaaattatatttcttaaaaatatatctgtCCTTTTGAATCGCGGTTACCCGTTaatcaacaaaatatttaaaaagtaaaaaagtaaatatctttttaaaaatacaggaatttgaaattaataatttaaaatttaaatcatgtataatttttattataaatatatttttataataattaaattaaataatgattttaaaaatatatataattcgcagataaccacaaaattaagcggagcgAGTGCGGGtaccaaattatttgtttgcaggttgtgcggatcatattttttaaccaaaacaaactgAAACCCCGCGGGTTAGCGGGTCAACGGGAGAGTTCGACCCGCAATCCAACCTAAACCGTGCGCATACcggattaatttttaaatcgctattatttaataaaatatattttgattaaaatttatacgcaaatatgattacaaaaaaaatacaaatataatcagaaagaaaaaataaatatcaaaaaaataaattccaaataaaaaatatacccgcccttttaaaaacgggtcaaaatctagttttattctattaaaataagaaataccaactattaaaaaatattatgccaactatgtatttcatttatttaagatttagtttatcgaattaaattaatattaaacataaatattattgtaaaaccttaaatataaaaaattaaaatatttagaaaaaaaataaaagaaaaatatatacatccAAGGGCTGCGGGTCACAATTAATTGAAAtgtaaaactttgtaaaaccgATTTTTAAGATaagaaaattcatatattttctcAAAGAAAAGAGATTCATCTATTCTCATACACCAACCAACCATCACGGAACATACCCGGATTTGGATCCAACTCGTAAATCAATtctctcttttattattattattattattatctaacCACTATTCCTTCTCCTCCCCGCCGGCGAAGTTTACTTTGTTGAACCAACACTCATGGCCACGGACGCTCCAATTCCCGGCGGATCTAGCGAGATTCTCCCCACAACAACTCCCATCATCCCCGAAACTCCGTCGGAAATCTCCGCATCTTCGAACTCCCTTCAACCGCCTCCTCCTTCCTCTTGCATCCACATACCTAGCTACTCTCGTAAGTCCCTCAAAAACCCCCTCTGATTCCACTATTCTCCACTTTGTTCCTAACGAAAATTTTAAACGAGATTAGGTTGGTTTTCGTGGACCGAGATCAACGAGTGCGAAACCCGATCCCTACCGGAGTTCTTCGATTCGAGATCCTCCTCCTCGAAGAAGAACCCTAGGTTTTACCTCTACTTGAGGAACTCGATCATCAAGCAGTACAGAGACGAGCATCCTAACAGGATCAGCTTCACCGACGTTAGGAGGACTCTCGTCGGCGACGTTGTCTCTATTCGCCGCGTGTTCGATTTCCTCGACGCTTGGGGGCTTATCAACTACTCTGGCTCCGCCTCCTCTGCTAAGCCTCTCAAGTGGGATGACAAGGAGGCCGTTGCTTCTTCTGAGACTACCTCGACGGTTAAGGAATCCGCCAAGAGGATCTGTAACGGCTGCAAGTCGGTGTGCAGCGTTGCTTGTTTCGCCTCTGAAAAGGTTTTGTATCCTTCTTATTCCTGGCATTATGTagttgatgatgatggtgatgatggtgATTAAGATGGTGGCATTTTGAAACTAAGTAGTTGATGTTGATGTTGATGTTGATGTTGATGTTGAtgttgatgttgatgatgatgctgatgctgatgatgatgatgatgatgatgatgatggcatTTTGAAATTAAGTAGTTGATGTTGATGTTGATGGCATTTGAAACTAAGTAGTTAAttttgatgatgttgatgatgatgatgatgatggcatTTTGAAATTAAGTagttgatgttgatgatgatgatgatggcatTACGAGACTAAGTACGTTTTTGCTTTGCAGTATGAGTTGACATTGTGTGCTAGGTGCTATGTTCGTGGAAACTATCGTGTTGGTATTAACTCCTCGGAGTTTAAGAGAGTTGAGCTTAGCGAGGAGTCGAAGACGGGGTGGTCTGAGAAGGAGACTCTACTGCTCCTTGAAGCGGTTATGCACTATGGAGACGATTGGAAGAAGGTTGCGACGCATGTTACTGGTAGAACCGAGAAGGATTGTGTTGCTCAGTTTGTCAAGCTTCCGTTTGGGGAACAGTTTGCGAAAGACTCTGACTCTGAGGATGCTTTGGAGACTTTTGATCAGATCAAGGGCTCTGCTGATCCTGAGACTGAAGGAAAAGTTAAAGATGGTTCGTCTTCTCCCGATAATAAGCGGATGAAATTGACGCCTCTTGCAGATGCAAGCAACCCTATTATGGCTCAGGTTTAGTATTCACTAAAACTTTTACTATTTGAGTTATCTCAGTCCAGTTTCTGCTCTTTTATGTTCCATGACTCGTCTGTCTCGTTTTAAGACCATATAGCTAGGATGCCTTGGACTCAAAGGGAATGTAGAAACTAGTTATGGTATTAGATAATTTTGTACCTGTTACTTGTTTCGATTGCTATGCTTCATTGGCTGTCTCTGTTTGAGATTTTTTCCTGTCATGTCTTCTCCAGGCTGCTTTTCTTTCAGCTTTGGCTGGCACAAAAGTTGCAGAAGCAGCAGCTCGAGCTGCAGTGACAGCTCTATCTGATGTAGACCACGAGGCTGACAAAAACACTGGTGGAGACCCAAATCGACAAGGTACCAAGGAAGATGGCTAACATACTGTAGTCTGTTTCTGTCTCATGCCAACACCCATTAGTTACACTTTGTTTTCTGGTATGCAGAGATCAATGGTAACGACTCAGAGAGAGCTGTTGCTGAAGCTAAATCTCTGGTTgagaaggaagagaaagaagtaGATGGAGCCATCAGAGAGATTGTAGAAGTAGAGGTCAGTAACCAATAATCTCTTCAACTTCCCattaaacattttttgtatGATTATGCCTAagcttgattaatatttttggggGTTAACAGATGATGAAGATTAGAGATAGGATTGTACATTTCGAGAAATTGGATTTGGAAATGGAGAGAAGCCGGAAACAGTTGGAGGAGATGAAGAACCTGCTGTTTACTGATCAATTAAACATCTACTTCCACACAAGAAGATCTAGGAAAGCTGAAGATAGAGCAGAGTGTTAGAAGTTAGAACGCACTTTTGAGTTTCAAACTTTGATCTCTTCCTGTGTTTGTAGTTTACTTATTAGCATTCCTTGTAGCAAAATGAAACTGAACCAAAACTGAGCTGCACtggaatattatttaatgtgatGGTTTTATTTGTCATAAGAACTAAGAAGTATGACGAACAGTTTAATGGATGGGTGTCAGGGTGTGGTAGGCGTTGGGCATATGAGTATCAGATATGTCATACAAAATGAACAGAAGCATAAATAAGTTGCATTTATATCATACAAAATGCATCTTATGTAAATCAAAAATTCGAAACCGAGATAACATAAAGAATTTGAATAAGAAAATACATCAAATTTTGTCCATCTTCAGTAAGAGcactaatttatataatttgaagaaaattatataggaataaaaattatataggaataaaaattagataattaaaatttacttaataCTACTCACTctgtttcttaataagtgtcattttagagttagacacacggattaagaaatcattaaattttacatattttccatacaaaaacatcattacccatacatctcaaccaatagaaaaataaaatacataataaaattaaattaataaattttgcattgaaaacttaaaacgacacttattttgcaacgaaaaaaatccctacaacgacacttaatatgaaacggagaaAGTATATTTTAGGAGACAATTTACTAAAACAGTATGTGGTtaaaataattactaaaatagTAATtgcttaaatattttcttactctttattttaattcccaaaaagaaagaaaggaaatagctaaatattttttcttggtAAAATAGTTAACATAATACTAGAGaccaaaatattaagaattggCGAAAATCCCTATTTAATCCTTAAAAGAAAACTCATTATATATATTCCTGCTTGGAaagcaaaatataaaa
It encodes:
- the LOC108852475 gene encoding nucleolin 1-like — encoded protein: MDKDASVRSGFESEAAGKEIVEDNRSKPQAFISVEGYDTRLPEDNIKTQLINHFNSCGEVVNVIVREDPDSPNLDRCALVILLGEGAEEKALQLNGTDIGGWKALVTVEPEEQEEEDEETQRYRSSLAEKVLNDRKFWYGVTVSGYDTSLPAHEVKTSLIEHFSSCGMITHVYVSTLDKMTNIYFHEKEGEARALVLCGTEVGEGFKITVEPVATIFTNLPPPSGDICFGYCIPAHMIEFAGEIHDKVATFKKHRRSI
- the LOC108848421 gene encoding SWI/SNF complex subunit SWI3B, giving the protein MATDAPIPGGSSEILPTTTPIIPETPSEISASSNSLQPPPPSSCIHIPSYSRWFSWTEINECETRSLPEFFDSRSSSSKKNPRFYLYLRNSIIKQYRDEHPNRISFTDVRRTLVGDVVSIRRVFDFLDAWGLINYSGSASSAKPLKWDDKEAVASSETTSTVKESAKRICNGCKSVCSVACFASEKYELTLCARCYVRGNYRVGINSSEFKRVELSEESKTGWSEKETLLLLEAVMHYGDDWKKVATHVTGRTEKDCVAQFVKLPFGEQFAKDSDSEDALETFDQIKGSADPETEGKVKDGSSSPDNKRMKLTPLADASNPIMAQAAFLSALAGTKVAEAAARAAVTALSDVDHEADKNTGGDPNRQEINGNDSERAVAEAKSLVEKEEKEVDGAIREIVEVEMMKIRDRIVHFEKLDLEMERSRKQLEEMKNLLFTDQLNIYFHTRRSRKAEDRAEC